From the Bdellovibrio sp. ArHS genome, the window TTCAACAATGAACATGATGGCATTAATTGCCAGAAGTTGTCGCAAGACTCTCGATTCGTAAGCTGTCGAGGTGTCGTGCTTTTCTTTTGGGATAAGTAAGGCTTCTTCCATTTCCGAAAGTTCCCTTGAATTGGAAATCTTCGCTCCAAACCCCAAAGGCTCTAAAGCCTCTAAAAGTTTACTTGAGTCGCCCTCATGCGCAACAGTGAGCTGTCGACTTTTGAGGTTGAAGTCTAAATTCATAACAGCTTCATTTCCATCAAGCGCCATGCGAATAATTTTTTCCTCAGATGGGCAATCCATCCGAGGAATATCAAAGACTGTTTGTTTCAACGTGATTCTCCCTAGTGGGTCTCTGCGCCTTCGCCTTTTTCTTTAGCTTGTGCAGCCTCATATTTCTCATTTACTTCCCAGCATTGAGATTTTCTGAAATCTTTATTGAGTCTGCCTTTCTTCTCGGCGCATTTGTGGGCCTCTTCATTATTTGTTGCTTTAGGGCAAGCCTTCTTGCAAGCAGCGACGACGTCAGCACTTTCCTGAGCGTAAGATGAAAGTGAAATGAGAAGAGATAGAGATGTTAATATAAGTTTAGCTTTCAAAATGAGACTCCTTTTTTTGGTTTTCATTAAGGTTCGGTTTCTTGACTTTTTACCACACTTGCATAATGGTGCAAGTATGCACTCAATTAATATAGAACCTACGGCGCTGCTCCAAGCAATTGCGGATAAAACAAGACTGCGAATTCTTCGCATATTGGTTACTCTTCCTAGGGAAGAAGCCTGTCTATGTGATTTAACGGATAGCTTACAAGAACCAGAGTATAATGTTTCAAGACATCTCAAAGTTCTAAGAAACGCAGGACTTTTGAGTTCTCGTAAAGAAGGTCGCTGGGTCTATCAGCGATTGAGTTCTGAAAAAGCAGTGAAGCCTTTTTATAGGCTTATTGCAGAGATTCCAGATTTAGACGATACATTTTCTGAAGATTTGAAG encodes:
- a CDS encoding metalloregulator ArsR/SmtB family transcription factor; this encodes MHSINIEPTALLQAIADKTRLRILRILVTLPREEACLCDLTDSLQEPEYNVSRHLKVLRNAGLLSSRKEGRWVYQRLSSEKAVKPFYRLIAEIPDLDDTFSEDLKRFKDEIAKRGNKTCTKDGSDFERQARRSTRKVSV